One genomic region from Drosophila busckii strain San Diego stock center, stock number 13000-0081.31 chromosome 3R, ASM1175060v1, whole genome shotgun sequence encodes:
- the LOC108603044 gene encoding 39 kDa FK506-binding nuclear protein, with translation MSMFWGLSMKPNRKYTQTIVKSFHISGAAVDEGETAKIYITADKTKFIVATLTKSLPQVSLDLNFCKGDKIMFQTTGDANVSLIGYLHDADESDDEDYENSAEYEAIAKSLAKHQEGATDENDDESEEDSDEEGGMSNLLEGDSGEEEQSDESGDEEEDEEDDDDDDDDEEEEDESEDETPKAKKAKLTANANAKNQNGVAKNEKKPEQQQPKSKKEKKAAAAEEKKEQPKAKEAKPTGGERVIAGGVRVQDLTVGNGPEAKQGKRVGVYYIGRLKSNNKTFDSMQKGAGFKFGLGAGEVIKGWDIGVVGMKIGGKRRITCPPHMAYGARGSPPTIPPNSTLVFDVELKAVN, from the exons ATGTCGATGTTCTGGG GCTTGAGCATGAAACCTAATCGCAAGTACACACAAACCATTGTGAAGTCGTTCCACATTTCTGGCGCTGCTGTGGATGAGGGTGAAACAGCTAAAATTTACATCACGGCTGACAAAACCAAGTTTATTGTTGCAACTCTTACCAAAAGTTTGCCACAGGTTTCTTTGGACTTAAATTTCTGCAAGGGCGATAAAATCATGTTCCAGACAACAG GCGATGCCAATGTTTCATTGATCGGCTACCTGCATGATGCTGATGAGTCTGATGATGAGGATTATGAGAACAGTGCAGAATATGAGGCCATTGCCAAGAGCTTGGCAAAACACCAGGAGGGAGCGACTGATGAGAATGACGACGAATCTGAGGAAGATAGCGACGAAGAAGGTGGCATGTCAAATTTGTTGGAAGGTGACTCCGGCGAAGAAGAGCAGTCAGATGAATCTGGTGACGAAGAGGAAGATGaggaggatgatgatgatgatgatgatgatgaagaagaagaagatgaaTCTGAAGATGAAACACCTAAGGCAAAGAAGGCCAAGCTTACTGCTAATGCAAATGCCAAGAATCAGAATGGTGTTGCGAAAAATGAGAAAAAGcctgagcaacagcagccaaagtcaaagaaagaaaagaaggctgccgctgctgaagaaaagaaagagcagccaaaggcaaaggaaGCCAAGCCAACTGGCGGTGAGCGTGTCATAGCTGGCGGCGTCAGAGTTCAAGATTTGACCGTCGGCAATGGACCTGAAGCTAAGCAAGGCAAGCGCGTTGGTGTTTACTATATCGGCCGTTTGAAGTCAAACAACAAAACCTTTGACAGCATGCAAAAAGGCGCCGGATTCAAGTTTGGTCTGGGAGCTGGAGAAGTTATCAAGGGCTGGGATATTGGTGTCGTTGGCATGAAGATTGGAGGCAAACGTCGCATCACTTGCCCACCTCATATGGCCTATGGCGCTCGTGGTTCTCCGCCAACCATTCCACCAAACTCAACACTCGTGTTTGATGTGGAGCTGAAGGCTGTTAACTAA
- the LOC108603046 gene encoding 39S ribosomal protein L9, mitochondrial — protein sequence MLKNICSVHINLLKSATGLQQQVRTTFVLKRKYEPLLHKTNEKPRRMRAKHFIYELVEDTLVKKRPNMEVVLKTFVEGVGDKGDVVSLKPHYVYNNLLLPGLATYKTPENIAKYSKTEEEKSAVQHSSAYAKRTVNMLQSIVLAVVMNKDEPWVLEPWHIKASLRKAGFHCNEECITLPKERIEGPDLMKENKEFCCTITINKLEKALLKCRIHHWSTDPSERLPYVLEHWKLPSEPLLDVSSPDSSESTTHKSA from the exons atgcttaaaaacATCTGTTCAGTACATATAAACCTGCTTAAAAGTGCCACCGGCTTGCAGCAACAAGTGCGC ACCACTTTTGTGCTGAAGCGTAAATATGAACCGCTATTACACAAGACGAACGAGAAGCCCAGGCGTATGCGTGCCAAACACTTTATCTATGAGTTAGTAGAGGATACACTTGTTAAAAAGCGGCCTAACATGGAGGTGGTGCTTAAGACCTTTGTTGAAGGTGTGGGTGATAAGGGAGATGTGGTTTCTCTAAAGCCGCATTATGTGTACAACAATCTGCTTCTACCTGGGCTGGCTACCTACAAAACACCCGAAAACATAGCCAAATATTCAAAAACCGAAGAAGAAAAATCTGCGGTACAGCATAGCTCAGCATACGCTAAGCGCACGGTAAACATGCTGCAGTCTATTGTACTTGCTGTGGTTATGAACAAGGATGAGCCCTGGGTGCTAGAGCCATGGCATATAAAAGCTTCATTGCGAAAGGCTGGCTTTCATTGCAATGAAGAATGTATAACACTACCAAAGGAGCGCATTGAAGGACCTGATCTAATGAAGGAAAACAAGGAGTTTTGCTGTACTATCACAATAAACAAGTTGGAAAAAGCCTTATTGAAATGTCGCATTCATCATTGGAGTACCGATCCTAGCGAAAGATTGCCGTACGTTCTCGAGCATTGGAAATTACCGTCGGAACCATTGTTGGATGTAAGTTCGCCGGATTCAAGCGAATCGACAACTCATAAGAGTGCTTAA
- the LOC108603042 gene encoding melanization protease 1: protein MKLLLGLLLLQSTLQGFAQEIFGYCTTPSEQTGTCIYLTQCKYLYDIVQKRAISVSDRAFLSNSQCGFRNGQVLICCANTRRLVQQPVWGNNVQTRPQPQPQPQPQPTAPTKRSNLLPQVPNCGDNFGDRIVGGVNTGKKEFPWLVLLEYTKPGNVIGHHCGGSLINNRYVLTAAHCVSAIPTDWRLTGVRVGEWDTTTNPDCTTERNGKKDCNEPYVDIKVDELIPHPQYPGNSRDQLHDIALLRLRSPVTFSDYARPVCLPSKPEHMNNIFLGRKMIVSGWGRTEYNATSNIKQKAEVDSVPLADCNKRYSTQRRTVTNSQICAGGVEGIDSCRGDSGGPLVMEEFEDGHGNYYLTGVVSYGPTPCGLAGWPGVYTLVSAYIDWIESTIKP from the exons ATGAAGCTCCTGTTGGgcttactgctgctgcaaagcaCACTCCAGGGCTTTGCACAAG AGATCTTTGGATACTGCACCACGCCATCCGAACAGACTGGCACTTGCATTTATCTAACCCAGTGCAAATACCTGTATGATATTGTACAGAAACGTGCAATCTCAGTTAGCGATCGAGCTTTCCTTTCAAACAGTCAATGCGGCTTTCGCAATGGCCAGGTTCTG ATTTGCTGTGCCAATACTCGCAGACTCGTACAGCAGCCGGTTTGGGGAAATAATGTACAAACACGGCCACAACCCCAGCCCCAACCGCAACCTCAACCCACTGCTCCCACAAAACGCTCAAATTTGCTGCCTCAAGTACCCAACTGCGGTGACAACTTTGGTGATCGTATTGTAGGTGGAGTGAATACGGGCAAAAAAGAATTCCCCTGGCTAGTGCTATTAGAATACACCAAAC CCGGAAATGTTATTGGACACCATTGTGGCGGCTCCTTGATCAACAATCGCTATGTTTTGACGGCTGCCCATTGTGTGTCTGCTATTCCAACTGATTGGCGGTTAACTGGGGTGCGGGTAGGAGAGTGGGATACTACAACCAATCCGGATTGCACAACGGAACGTAACGGTAAAAAGGATTGCAATGAGCCGTATGTGGATATAAAAGTCGATGAGCTTATACCACACCCGCAGTATCCTGGAAATTCGAGGGATCAGCTCCACGATATCGCTTTACTGCGTCTGAGAAGCCCAGTCACATTTTCCGACTATGCAAGACCAGTTTGCCTGCCTTCAAAGCCGGAGCACATGAATAATATTTTCCTTGGGCGCAAAATGATTGTATCCGGCTGGGGAAGAACTGAATATAATGCTACCTcgaatattaaacaaaaagcagagGTTGACTCGGTTCCATTGGCGGACTGCAATAAACGCTATTCAACACAGCGACGTACTGTTACTAATTCGCAGATCTGTGCTGGCGGAGTGGAGGGCATAGATTCATGCCGCGGCGATTCTGGAGGGCCCTTGg TTATGGAGGAGTTTGAGGACGGTCAtggcaattattatttaaccgGAGTTGTTTCTTATGGACCTACACCTTGTGGTCTTGCTGGTTGGCCGGGCGTTTATACACTCGTTTCAGCCTATATTGATTGGATTGAAAGTACTATTAAGCCATAA
- the LOC108603040 gene encoding facilitated trehalose transporter Tret1-2 homolog isoform X2 yields the protein MVATEESKKTVSQEDNYDNSRNPMLYDPLQDGVVKTSKKRQYIAALIVCLGAVAAGTALAWTSPVLPQISANATATIATNSTGNATAPAMSDNKWQLTVDEQAWVSSLLAIGAFLGALPTGYIADAIGRRYTALIMDVPFILAWLAISFGGSVGWMYIGRFLIGIATGSFCVVAPMYISEIAETSIRGSLGTLFQLLLTMGILFVYVVGSIVSWKTLSVLCLFVPIALFGGMLILPETPVYLLKKGRRADAALSLKWLWGRYCDSRSAIQIIQNDLDQACANASFLDLFSSRNSRNALIISILLMVFQQFSGINAVIFYTQSIFKSAGSTLDASVCSIIVGVVQVIMTLTSSVLVERAGRKILLLFSSTVMTICLAILGAYFHLKDSGKDVSSIGWLPLLCMVMFIITFSVGYGPIPWLMMGELFQSDVKATAVGLSVMSNWFCTFVVTKSFGTMLATWGSDMTFWFFASCTATATVYVAAAVLETKGKSSQEIQTWLSGR from the exons ATGGTCGCCACTGAGGAAAGTAAAAAG ACCGTTAGTCAGGAAGACAATTATGACAATTCACGCAATCCCATGCTTTACGATCCGCTTCAAGATGGTGTGGTAAAGACTTCAAAAAAACGCCAGTATATAGCTGCGCTTATAG tttgtttgggtgccgttgctgctggcactgcCCTGGCCTGGACTAGTCCGGTGTTGCCACAAATTAGCGCCAATGCTACAGCAACGATTGCCACAAACAGCACGGGAAATGCCACAGCGCCTGCAATGTCGGACAATAAATGGCAGCTAACTGTGGACGAAC aGGCTTGGGTAAGCTCGCTGTTGGCCATAGGCGCGTTTCTAGGCGCATTGCCCACCGGTTACATAGCTGATGCTATTGGTAGGCGCTATACGGCGCTTATAATGGATGTGCCTTTTATTTTGGCCTGGTTGGCGATCAGTTTTGGCGGTTCTGTGGGCTGGATGTACATTGGACGTTTTCTTATAG GCATAGCTACGGGCAGCTTCTGCGTGGTGGCGCCCATGTATATATCCGAGATTGCTGAGACCAGCATACGCGGCTCATTGGGCACACTCTTTCAACTGCTGCTCACCATGGGCATATTGTTTGTCTACGTTGTTGGCTCCATTGTCAGCTGGAAAACTCTCAGCGTGCTCTGTCTCTTTGTGCCCATTGCACTCTTCGGTGGCATGTTGATTCTACCCGAGACGCCTGTATATCTGCTTAAGAAG GGTCGCCGTGCGGATGCTGCGTTGTCGCTCAAGTGGCTTTGGGGTCGCTACTGCGATTCACGCAGTGCTATTCAGATTATACAGAATGATCTGGATCAAGCCTGTGCAAATGCCTCGTTTCTGGATTTGTTTAGCAGCCGCAACTCTCGCAATGCTCTGATTATTTCCATACTCTTGATGGTCTTCCAGCAGTTCTCGGGCATTAACGCTGTTATATTCTATACGCAGTCTATATTCAAGTCGGCTGGCAGCACACTGGACGCTTCAGTTTGCTCCATTATTGTGGGGGTGGTGCAGGTGATCATGACGTTGACTTCGTCGGTGTTGGTGGAGCGTGCTGGACGCAAGATCTTGTTGCTCTTCAGCAGCACAGTGATGACCATTTGCCTGGCAATTTTGGGCGCCTACTTTCACTTGAAGGATAGCGGCAAGGATGTGTCCAGCATTGGCTGGCTGCCGTTGCTCTGCATGGTAATGTTCATCATCACATTCTCCGTGGGCTATGGACCCATACCTTGGCTCATGATGGGCGAGCTGTTTCAGTCGGATGTCAAGGCCACTGCTGTTGGTCTCAGTGTCATGTCCAATTGGTTTTGCACATTTGTGGTAACCAAATCCTTTGGCACTATGCTGGCCACATGGGGCTCGGACATGACATTCTGGTTCTTCGCCAGCTGCACGGCCACGGCAACCGTTTATGTGGCCGCCGCGGTGCTGGAGACCAAAGGCAAGAGCTCTCAGGAGATACAAACATGGCTAAGTGGTCGCTGA
- the LOC108603040 gene encoding facilitated trehalose transporter Tret1-2 homolog isoform X1, whose amino-acid sequence MDSDKVVRAMARWWQTVSQEDNYDNSRNPMLYDPLQDGVVKTSKKRQYIAALIVCLGAVAAGTALAWTSPVLPQISANATATIATNSTGNATAPAMSDNKWQLTVDEQAWVSSLLAIGAFLGALPTGYIADAIGRRYTALIMDVPFILAWLAISFGGSVGWMYIGRFLIGIATGSFCVVAPMYISEIAETSIRGSLGTLFQLLLTMGILFVYVVGSIVSWKTLSVLCLFVPIALFGGMLILPETPVYLLKKGRRADAALSLKWLWGRYCDSRSAIQIIQNDLDQACANASFLDLFSSRNSRNALIISILLMVFQQFSGINAVIFYTQSIFKSAGSTLDASVCSIIVGVVQVIMTLTSSVLVERAGRKILLLFSSTVMTICLAILGAYFHLKDSGKDVSSIGWLPLLCMVMFIITFSVGYGPIPWLMMGELFQSDVKATAVGLSVMSNWFCTFVVTKSFGTMLATWGSDMTFWFFASCTATATVYVAAAVLETKGKSSQEIQTWLSGR is encoded by the exons ATGGATTCAGACAAAGTCGTACGCGCCATGGCCCGCTGGTGGCAG ACCGTTAGTCAGGAAGACAATTATGACAATTCACGCAATCCCATGCTTTACGATCCGCTTCAAGATGGTGTGGTAAAGACTTCAAAAAAACGCCAGTATATAGCTGCGCTTATAG tttgtttgggtgccgttgctgctggcactgcCCTGGCCTGGACTAGTCCGGTGTTGCCACAAATTAGCGCCAATGCTACAGCAACGATTGCCACAAACAGCACGGGAAATGCCACAGCGCCTGCAATGTCGGACAATAAATGGCAGCTAACTGTGGACGAAC aGGCTTGGGTAAGCTCGCTGTTGGCCATAGGCGCGTTTCTAGGCGCATTGCCCACCGGTTACATAGCTGATGCTATTGGTAGGCGCTATACGGCGCTTATAATGGATGTGCCTTTTATTTTGGCCTGGTTGGCGATCAGTTTTGGCGGTTCTGTGGGCTGGATGTACATTGGACGTTTTCTTATAG GCATAGCTACGGGCAGCTTCTGCGTGGTGGCGCCCATGTATATATCCGAGATTGCTGAGACCAGCATACGCGGCTCATTGGGCACACTCTTTCAACTGCTGCTCACCATGGGCATATTGTTTGTCTACGTTGTTGGCTCCATTGTCAGCTGGAAAACTCTCAGCGTGCTCTGTCTCTTTGTGCCCATTGCACTCTTCGGTGGCATGTTGATTCTACCCGAGACGCCTGTATATCTGCTTAAGAAG GGTCGCCGTGCGGATGCTGCGTTGTCGCTCAAGTGGCTTTGGGGTCGCTACTGCGATTCACGCAGTGCTATTCAGATTATACAGAATGATCTGGATCAAGCCTGTGCAAATGCCTCGTTTCTGGATTTGTTTAGCAGCCGCAACTCTCGCAATGCTCTGATTATTTCCATACTCTTGATGGTCTTCCAGCAGTTCTCGGGCATTAACGCTGTTATATTCTATACGCAGTCTATATTCAAGTCGGCTGGCAGCACACTGGACGCTTCAGTTTGCTCCATTATTGTGGGGGTGGTGCAGGTGATCATGACGTTGACTTCGTCGGTGTTGGTGGAGCGTGCTGGACGCAAGATCTTGTTGCTCTTCAGCAGCACAGTGATGACCATTTGCCTGGCAATTTTGGGCGCCTACTTTCACTTGAAGGATAGCGGCAAGGATGTGTCCAGCATTGGCTGGCTGCCGTTGCTCTGCATGGTAATGTTCATCATCACATTCTCCGTGGGCTATGGACCCATACCTTGGCTCATGATGGGCGAGCTGTTTCAGTCGGATGTCAAGGCCACTGCTGTTGGTCTCAGTGTCATGTCCAATTGGTTTTGCACATTTGTGGTAACCAAATCCTTTGGCACTATGCTGGCCACATGGGGCTCGGACATGACATTCTGGTTCTTCGCCAGCTGCACGGCCACGGCAACCGTTTATGTGGCCGCCGCGGTGCTGGAGACCAAAGGCAAGAGCTCTCAGGAGATACAAACATGGCTAAGTGGTCGCTGA